Proteins co-encoded in one Paenibacillus thermoaerophilus genomic window:
- a CDS encoding ABC transporter ATP-binding protein, translating to MIRRFLGYYRPHTKLFALDFGCAVLAALLELAFPLAVKWVIDELLPTRDWEMIVWAAAGLLFLYVVSMGLHFIVSYWGHMLGINIETDMRQQAFNHLQKLSFRYYDNTKTGHLMSRITNDLFDIGELAHHGPEDLFIALMTFAGAFGIMWTVNWELALITFTVIPVLSALIVYFNKKLSAAAGQMFSRIADINARIEDSIAGIRVVKSFANEKFEMERFSRRNAAFRKAKLQSYRAMSFSFSGMYMMTRLISLIVLVCGAWFSYVGELSYGALVGFLLYVNIFLKPIDKISAFMESYPKGMAGFRRFCELLDTEPDVKDAPNAIEAPPLRGDIEFRGVTFGYENHSHVLRGIHLRISAGETVALVGPSGAGKSTLCNLIPRFYEIDAGSITIDGIDIRRMTQRSLRAQIGIVQQDVFLFNGTIRENIAYGRLDATDEEIMEAARKAHLESVIESLPDGLDTVIGERGLKLSGGQRQRLAIARMFLKNPPILILDEATSALDTETEAIIQEALEELGEGRTTLVIAHRLATIRHADRILVVTEDGITEQGRHEELLAAGGVYARLHQAQFA from the coding sequence GCCGCACACGAAGCTGTTCGCCTTGGACTTCGGTTGCGCCGTGTTGGCCGCACTGTTGGAACTGGCCTTTCCCCTCGCGGTCAAATGGGTGATCGACGAACTGCTTCCGACGAGGGATTGGGAAATGATCGTGTGGGCCGCCGCCGGCCTGCTGTTTCTGTACGTCGTCAGTATGGGACTTCACTTTATCGTCTCGTACTGGGGGCATATGCTCGGCATCAATATCGAGACGGACATGCGCCAGCAAGCGTTCAATCATTTGCAAAAGCTGTCTTTCCGGTATTACGACAACACCAAAACCGGGCATTTGATGTCGCGAATCACCAACGACCTGTTCGATATCGGCGAATTGGCCCATCACGGGCCGGAAGACCTGTTTATCGCGCTGATGACGTTTGCCGGGGCGTTCGGTATCATGTGGACGGTCAACTGGGAGCTGGCGCTGATTACGTTCACCGTCATCCCGGTTTTGTCCGCGCTTATCGTGTATTTCAACAAAAAGCTCAGCGCCGCCGCCGGCCAAATGTTTTCCCGGATTGCGGACATCAACGCGCGTATCGAAGACAGCATCGCCGGTATTCGCGTCGTCAAGTCGTTCGCCAACGAAAAATTCGAGATGGAACGGTTCAGCCGGCGGAACGCCGCTTTCCGCAAGGCGAAGCTTCAGTCGTATCGGGCCATGTCCTTCAGCTTCTCGGGCATGTACATGATGACGAGATTAATCTCCCTGATCGTCCTGGTCTGCGGCGCCTGGTTCAGCTATGTGGGCGAACTGTCGTACGGGGCGCTGGTCGGATTCCTGCTGTACGTGAATATCTTCTTGAAGCCGATCGACAAGATCAGCGCGTTTATGGAGAGCTATCCGAAAGGAATGGCCGGGTTCCGCCGGTTCTGCGAGCTGCTGGACACGGAGCCGGACGTGAAGGACGCGCCGAATGCGATCGAGGCGCCTCCGCTGCGCGGTGATATCGAATTCCGCGGCGTCACATTCGGTTACGAGAATCACTCGCACGTGTTGCGCGGGATCCACTTGCGGATCTCCGCAGGAGAAACGGTCGCGCTTGTCGGTCCGTCGGGGGCCGGCAAATCAACCTTGTGCAACCTGATTCCAAGGTTCTACGAGATCGATGCGGGATCGATCACGATCGACGGCATCGACATCCGCCGGATGACGCAGCGATCGCTCCGCGCGCAGATCGGAATCGTGCAGCAGGACGTCTTCCTGTTTAACGGCACGATCCGCGAGAATATCGCCTACGGACGTTTGGACGCCACGGACGAGGAGATTATGGAGGCCGCCCGCAAAGCGCATCTGGAGTCGGTGATCGAATCGTTGCCGGATGGGCTGGACACGGTCATCGGGGAGCGGGGACTCAAGCTGTCGGGCGGCCAGCGGCAGCGTCTGGCGATCGCGCGCATGTTCCTGAAAAATCCGCCGATCCTGATTCTCGACGAGGCGACGTCCGCGCTCGACACGGAGACCGAAGCCATCATTCAGGAGGCGCTGGAGGAACTGGGCGAAGGACGGACAACGCTGGTCATCGCGCACCGGC